The DNA segment TTCGAGCTTCACAAGAAGGACAATCACTCGAGGCTCGGTCTGCTCAAGATGGTGGGCAAGAGGCGTCGGCTGCTGAACTACCTGAAGGACCAGAAGCCCGACGGCTACAAGCAGGTGTTGAAGGAACTGGGATTGCGCAGATAGCGCCTGGCACAGTGCGGCGCGCGGTCTTGCTGGCCCTCCCGCGAGCAACCGGGAGGGCTTTCTTCTGAGAACCCGGGCGCCATGGAGGAATGGATGCACAGACAGGTTGAGATGGAGTGGGCCGGACGACGGCTCAGCATGGAGACCGGCAGACTTGCCAAGCAGGCCCCGGGGTCGGTGCTGATCCGGTACGCCGACACGATGGTCCTGGCGACGGCGGCCTACACGAGGACGGACACGAACAGGGACTTCCTGCCCCTGTCGGTGGAGTACAGGGAGAAGTTCTACGCCGCCGGGAAGATCCCGGGCGGCTTCTTCAAGCGTGAGGGCAGGCCGCAGACGAAGGAAGTCCTGAGCTCGAGGCTCATTGACCGCCCGATCAGATCGCTTCTGCCGCAGCACCTCCGGCGCGAGGTGCAGATCATCGTCAACGTGCTCTCGGCCGACGGGGACAACGACTCCGACACGCTGGGGATGATCGCGGCGGGCGCGGCGCTCGAGCTCTCGGGGGTGCCCTTCGACGGCCCGCTGGGTGCGGTGCGGATCGGCCTCGTGGAGGGCCGCTTCATCGTGAACCCGACCTTCGCGGAGCTCGAAGGCAGCCGACTGAACCTCGTTGTCGCGGGCACCGAGGACGCGGTCGTGATGGTCGAGGGCGGCGCAAGCGAGATCTCGGAAGAGGAGATGCAGCGGGCGCTCGAGATCGCCGGCGGCGAGATCAGGAACGTGATCGGACTCGTCCGAAGACTGGTTCCGGAGGGCAGCGTCTCCCGTTTCGATCTGCCCGGTCTGCCCGGGCCCGGCGGGGCCGTGAAGGAGCTCGTGGAGGGTCTGCGCGAGCGCGTGCGTGCGTCCGTGAGAATCGCAGGGAAGCTCGAGCGAGGAGCGGCCCTGGACGCGATACGGGACGAGGCGCTCGCCGGAGCCGACGCGGCGACGCCGGAACAGGCGGGGGAGATCGTCGCGGCGCTGGCCGCGATCGAGAAGGAGGAGGTTCGCAGGCTCATCCTCGACGAGCGGCGGCGGGCCGACGGGCGCGGGCCGGACGACGTCAGGGCGATCACCATCGAGACCGGCGTGCTGCCACGGGCCCACGGGTCGGCGATCTTCACGCGAGGCGAGACGCAGGCGCTGGCCGTGACGACGCTCGGCTCGAGCAGCGACGAGCAGAAGGTCGACGCGCTCGAGGGCGAGTCCTGGAAGAGCTACATGCTCCACTACAACTTCCCCCCGTTCTCGGTCGGCGAGGTCAAGCCGATCCGGAGCCCGGGGAGAAGGGAGATCGGCCATGGAGCGCTGGCGGAGCGCGCGCTCCAGGCGGTCATCCCGCCCGAGGAGGTGTTCCCCTACACGATCCGTCTCGTGTCGGACATCCTCGAGTCCAACGGTTCGTCGAGCATGGCGACGGTGTGCGCGGGATCGCTCGCGCTCATGGACGCCGGCGTGCCGATCAAGACGGCCGTCGCGGGCGTGGCGATGGGACTCGTGAAGGACGGCGACCGCTGGGTCACGCTGACGGACATTCTGGGGCTCGAGGACCATCTGGGCGACATGGACTTCAAGGTCGCGGGAACGCGGCAGGGGATCACGGCGTTCCAGCTGGACTCGAAGATCGGCGCCATCCCCGCGGCCCTGCTCAGCGAGGCGCTGACGAACGCGCGACGCGCGAGACTCCACATCCTCGATGCGATGGACTCGTCGCTCGCGTCGGCGCGGCCGAATCTCTCGACGTACGCGCCCCGCATCGTGATGATCAGGGTGCCGCAGGACAAGATCGGTGAGGTCATCGGCCCAGGCGGCCGCGTGATCCGCAAGCTGCAGGAGCGCACCGGGACCACGATCGACATCGACGACGAGGGCATCGTCAAGATCTCCGGTCCGTCCGACGACGGCGTGTTCGACGCGAGGCAGACGATCGAGCTCATGACGAAGGACCCGGTCGTGGGCGAGGAGTACGAGGGCGCGGTCAGGAGCATCACGGACTTCGGGGCGTTCGTGGAGTTCCTCCCCGGCCGCGACGGCCTGGTCCACATCTCGGAGCTCGAGCATCACCGCGTTCGCGCGGTCGAGGACGTCCTCAAGCTCGGGGAGACCGTGCGCGTGAAGGTCGTCGGCATCGACGACAACGGCAAGGTCCGGCTCTCCCGCAGGGCGCTGCTCCCGGTACCGAAGGAGCTGCCGCCCGGCGCGGAGCCGCATCGGAGCCGAGGCGACCAGGGCGGAGGCTCGGGTCGAGAGGGCGGAAGCTCGGGTGGGCGGCCGCACGGCCGCGACGGCCAGAGGCCGCGGCGACCGGGCGGCGGCCGGCGGCACTAGCCGATGGCCGCGCGCCGATCCGAACGCGCCAAGGCGCCCCGGCCGAGGGACGTGGCGCGCCGGCGTGTGCGGGTGCCGGTCGCGAGACTCGGACACGCCGCGGACATCCCAGTCCCGCAGTACATGACCCCCGGGGCGTCGGGCGCGGACCTCTGCGCCGCGGTGCCCCGGCGGGTGACCATCAGGCCGGGCACGATCCGACTCATACCGACCGGTCTCGCCGTGGCTGTCCCGAGCGGCTACGAGGGCCAGGTGCGCGCCCGGAGCGGGCTGGCGCTCAGGCACGGCGTCATCGTGGCGAACGGACCTGGGACCGTGGACGCGGATTACCGCGGCGAGGTCGGCGTCATCCTGGCCAACATCGGAGATCGGCCCTTCGCCGTCGAGCGGGGCGACCGGATCGCACAGCTGGTGATCGTGCCGGTCGTTCGCGCGTCATGGGTCGAACGCGCCGGGCTTGAGGCTACCGCGAGGGATGCCGGCGGGTTCGGACACACCGGTCGCGGCCGAAGCGGCCCGAGCCGTGACGGGGCGAAGAGACATGCCCGCAGAGCGCGCTGAGCCCGCCTGGGCCGCCCGGGCGCTGGACCACATCTTCCTTGCGCGGCCTGCGGCGCTCGTTCCCCTGTGGGTCTTCTACTTCGGGGGCTTCGGGCTGGCGCGGGCCATGACGCCTGCGGGACCGCGAGGCGCTTCCCCGTTCGACCTGACGCCAGGCGCGCTCCTCGGCTTCCTCGCTCTTTCCGCCGCGCTTGCGGGCGGGTACCTCCTCAACCAGGTCAGCGACCGTCAGAGCGACCGGGCGAACAGGAAGCTCTTCCTGGTCTCCGACGGGCTTGTGCCCCTCTCGCACGTCTGGATTGAGCTCGGGGCGCTGTGGGCGCTCGCGGCGGTCGTGTCGCTGTGGCTCCCGTGGTCGTTCAGGGTCGCCGCGGCGCTGAGCATGCTTCTCGGCGTCACGTACTCGCTCCCGCCCGTCCACGCCAAGGCGAAGTTCCCGCTCGATCTCATCTGGAACGGGATCGGCTTCGGGGCGCTTGCGACGGCGGCGGGCTGGTCCGTGGCGCGGCCGCTCGGCATCGAGGTCGCCCGTCCCGCCCTCTGCTACGCCGTCGCCGTTGCGGGCATCATCGCCTCCACGACGATCCCGGACCGGGAGGGCGACGGCGCGTCCTCGCTGCGGACGACGGCCGTCGCTCTGGGAGAGCGCGGGGCCAGCGCGCTCGCGCTCGCGCTCGTGACGGTCGCGGCGGCCGTCGGGGTCGCGGCGCACGACGTGCCCGGGGCGGCGGGCGCGCTGCTCTCGACCCCGCTTCTCGTGCGCGCCCACCGCACGGGCGCGCGCCGCGACCGCGTGGCGGCGAACCAAGTCGCGGTCGCGGCGTTCGCCGTGGCGATGGTCGCGCGCTCCGCGTATCCGCTCGCGCTGCTGGTCGCCGCAGCGCTGGCCTCCCGCGCGTACTACCGTCGGCGGTTCGACGTCTCCTACCCGGGGCCCGGCCCGCGCGGAGGCAGCGGCGGCCACGCGCTCGGGCGGCTTTGGCGTTGACACGTCCGGCGCCGGCTTCCTATGCTCTCGCGGCAACGGACACCGCGTGCGGAGACGTTCGGGGCAAGGGACCAGGATGGACAGAGACAGGCTGCTCACCTGGCTATCTCGGTTGATGTTCGTCGTCGCCGCGGTTGCGGCGATCTCCCTGCTGCTGGAGTACGGGTTCTACCTGAGCCCGGCGGCGCGGGAGGCTCTCCATGCCGTCGACCTCGCCGTGGTCGGCGTGTTCATCGCCGACGCCCTCTTGAGGTTCGCGCTCTCCAGGAAGAAGTTCTTCCACGTGAAGCTGCGGTGGCCGGCGCTGGCCATCGCGGCGCTCGTCGTGTCGCAGCTGGCCCTCGTCCGGCGCCTCATCGGCACCGAGTGGATGCCGGCCGTGCTGGAGGAGCAGGGCGTCTTCTCGCTGACGAAGGGCTACATCGTCGTCCTTCAGGTCTACCTCCTGCTCCTCATCGTCGGTCAGGCGGTCGCGGCGAATCGCAGGATCGCGTCGATGAGGGTCCGCCCGGCGAGGACCGTCATGCTGTCGTTCCTGCTCCTCATCGCCGTCGGGGCGCTGCTTCTCTCGACGCCGAAGGCGACGGTCCGGGGCATCGCGCCCCTCGACGCGGTCTTCAGCGCGACCTCGGCCATCTGCGTGACCGGGCTCGTGGTGGTCGACACGGGAACGGAGTTCACGCGGTTCGGACAGGCCATCCTGCTCACGCTCATCCAGATCGGAGGCCTGGGGCTCATCACGTTCGCTACGTTCTTCGCCGTCGCCATGAGACGGACGCTGGGGCTGCGCGAGAGCCTGGCGGCGCGGGGCGCGCTCAGCTACGAGGGGCTGGGGCGGATGGGGCGCACTCTCGGGACGGTGATCGGCCTCACGGTCCTCCTCGAGGCCGTCGGCGCCGTGCTCCTGTTCGTTTCCACGCGCGGGGAGTTCGGAAGCCCGAGGGCGGCGCTGTGGACGTCGGTCTTCCACTCCATCTCGGCCTTCTGCAATGCCGGCTTCTCTCTGCACTCAACGAGCCTCGAGCGCTACGTCGGCAACGTGCCCGTGCTGCTCACGGTGACGACGCTCATCGTGCTCGGCGGGCTGGGCTTCCCGGTCATGATGAACGCGCTCGGCTACCGCGTGCTCGCGGAACACCCGTCCCGGTGCCGCTCGAGGTGGGGTGTTCACGCGCGGCTCGTGCTCCTCGTAACGGGGGTCCTCCTCGCGGTCGGAACGGTCGGGTTCTTCTTCCTTGAGCGGAACGGAGCGCTCGCCGGGAAGTCGCTGGGACAGCAGGTGCTGTCCTCGTACTTCGGATCCGTCACCGCGAGAACGGCGGGCTTCAACACGGTGCGGACGGCCTACCTGTCGCTGCCCACGCTCTTCCTGCTGACCGCGCTCATGTTCATCGGCGGCTCGCCCGGAGGGACGGCCGGCGGCGTCAAGACGTCGACGACCGGCGTGGTGTTCGCCACGATCAGCGCGCTCTTCCGGGGCAAGAACCGCGTGGAGATCATGCGCCGTCGCATTCCCGACACGGTGGTCAACCAGGCGCTGGTGGTCGTGGCGGCGGCGATCCTGATCGTCACGGGCGGCACGTTCTTCCTGCTGGCGTCCGAGGGCGGAGCGCTGTCGGACGCGTTGTTCGAGGTGGTGTCGGCCTTCGGCACCGTCGGCCTCTCCACGGGGATGACGCCGCTCCTGTCGCCTGGGTCGAAGGTCGTTCTTGCGCTCGTGATGCTCATCGGGCGCATCGGCCCGCTCACGCTCGCCCTTGCGGTCGGGCAGCGCGAGGCGCGCCAGTCCTACGATTACCCCGAGGAGACGGTGCTGGTCAGCTAGCTCGGCGCGGCCGCTTGGTCGCGTCTGGGAGGTCCTGTATGGGGAAGCGATACGCGGTCATCGGGCTGGGGCTCCTTGGCCGGACGGTGGCCAGAGAACTCGCCGAGCGCGGCGCCGAGGTGATCGCCGTGGACATGAACCAGCGGCTGGTCCAGTCCATCGCCGAGGAGGTCGCTGTCGCCGTGCGACTGGACTCCACGGACAGGGAAGCCCTCGCGGCGCAGGGCGTGAACCGGGTGGACGCGGCGATCGTGGCGATCGGGGAGAACTTCCAGGCGGCGGTCCTGACGACGGCGCTCCTCAAGGAGCTGGGCGTGCCGAGGGTGATCTCGCGGGCGGTCACCGAGGACGAGGCGAGGATCCTCAAGCTCGTGAAGGCGGACCAGGTGATCCTGGTCGAGGAGTGGGTGGCCCGCCGGCTGGCGCAGCAGGTGATGAGCCCCTCGCTCACGGAGATCGTCGAGCTGTCGCCCGGCATGAGCCTCGGCAGGATCGAGACGACGGAGAGCATGTGGGGCAAGACGCTCGCGTCGCTGAGCTTCCGACAGCGCTACGGCCTCAACGTGATCTCGGTCATCAAGGCGAGCGACGTGCCGGAGTCGCTGTCGCAGCTGCCCGATCCGAAGGCGACCCTCGAGAAGGGGGACGTCCTTCTCGTGGACGGGCCGGAGGACGCCATCGAGAGATTCGCGGCGAGGAGTGACGATTGAGCTCGGGCCGGTCGGACATCCGGTCGGCGGATTGCCCGACGCGACAGAGCGAACACCGCGGGGAGCATCCATGAAGCAGCGTTGCACCATCGAGACCATCGGGAAGCACGAGGGAACTGAGGTCACGCTCGAAGGGTGGCTCGTCGGAAGGCGATCGAGCGGGAAGGTGATGTTCCTCGAGTTCCGCGACGGGACGGGGTTTCTGCAGTGCGTCGCGAGCAGGGCGGAGGTGGGGGAGGAGACGTTCGAGGCGCTCGGCCGTCTCACGGTGGAGTCCTCGCTGCGGGTGACCGGCGCGGTGCGGGCCGATCAGCGGGCGCCGGGGGGATTCGAGCTCTCCGTTCGCGCGGCGGACGTCGTCCAGGTGGCCGAGGAGTACCCCATCGGCAGAAAGGAGCACGGACCGGCCTTCCTCATGGACCACCGCCACCTGTGGATCAGGTCATCCGGTCAGTTCGCCGTGCTCCGCGTCCGCGCGACGGTCGTGCGCGCCATCAGGAACTACCTCGACTCCCGCGGATACGTCCAGATGGACTCGCCGCTGCTCACCCCCGCCGCGTGCGAGGGCACCTCGACGCTCTTCGAAACGAAGTACTTCGACGAGAGCGCGTACCTCTCTCAGAGCGGCCAGCTGTACAACGAGGCGACGGCCATGGCGTTCGGCCGCGTGTACTGCTTCGGGCCGTCGTTCCGCGCGGAGAAGAGCAAGACGAGGCGACACCTCATCGAGTTCTGGCAGGTGGAGCCGGAGGTGGCGTACGCGGACCTCGACGACATCATGGAGATCGAGGAGGAGCTGGTGTCCGAGGTCGTCGCGGAGGTGCTTCGAACGCGCGGGCGCGAGCTCGCGATCCTCGGGCGCGACCCGGCGCAGCTTCGAGGCGTGGAGCCGCCCTTCCCGCGCATCGCGTACTCGGAGGCGGTCGAACGCATCCGGAAGGGAGGCCTCGACATCGAGTGGGGCAGAGACCTCGGGGCGGAGCACGAGACGCTCCTCTCGAAGCAGTTCGACCGGCCCGTGCTCGTGCATCGCTACCCGCGCTGCATCAAGCCCTTCTACATGGAGGTCGATCCCGAGAACGCGGAGCTGTCGCTGTCCGTTGACATGCTGGCGCCCGAGGGCTACGGCGAGATCGTCGGCGGCGGGCAGCGGATGAGCGACCTCGCCACGCTCGAAGCGCGCATCGAGGAGGAGGGGCTTCCGCGCGCCGACTACGAGTGGTACCTCGACCTCAGGCGGTACGGCTCCGTGCCGCACGCCGGCTTCGGTCTGGGCGTGGAGCGGACGGTGGCGTGGATCTGTGGGCTGGAGCACTGCCGCGAGGCCATCCCGTTCCCGAGGATGCTGTACCGGCTGCGGCCGTAGAGGGTCGCGGCGTCAGCAGTCGAAATAGAGC comes from the Candidatus Effluviviaceae Genus I sp. genome and includes:
- the asnS gene encoding asparagine--tRNA ligase, with the translated sequence MKQRCTIETIGKHEGTEVTLEGWLVGRRSSGKVMFLEFRDGTGFLQCVASRAEVGEETFEALGRLTVESSLRVTGAVRADQRAPGGFELSVRAADVVQVAEEYPIGRKEHGPAFLMDHRHLWIRSSGQFAVLRVRATVVRAIRNYLDSRGYVQMDSPLLTPAACEGTSTLFETKYFDESAYLSQSGQLYNEATAMAFGRVYCFGPSFRAEKSKTRRHLIEFWQVEPEVAYADLDDIMEIEEELVSEVVAEVLRTRGRELAILGRDPAQLRGVEPPFPRIAYSEAVERIRKGGLDIEWGRDLGAEHETLLSKQFDRPVLVHRYPRCIKPFYMEVDPENAELSLSVDMLAPEGYGEIVGGGQRMSDLATLEARIEEEGLPRADYEWYLDLRRYGSVPHAGFGLGVERTVAWICGLEHCREAIPFPRMLYRLRP
- a CDS encoding UbiA family prenyltransferase, with protein sequence MPAERAEPAWAARALDHIFLARPAALVPLWVFYFGGFGLARAMTPAGPRGASPFDLTPGALLGFLALSAALAGGYLLNQVSDRQSDRANRKLFLVSDGLVPLSHVWIELGALWALAAVVSLWLPWSFRVAAALSMLLGVTYSLPPVHAKAKFPLDLIWNGIGFGALATAAGWSVARPLGIEVARPALCYAVAVAGIIASTTIPDREGDGASSLRTTAVALGERGASALALALVTVAAAVGVAAHDVPGAAGALLSTPLLVRAHRTGARRDRVAANQVAVAAFAVAMVARSAYPLALLVAAALASRAYYRRRFDVSYPGPGPRGGSGGHALGRLWR
- a CDS encoding Trk family potassium uptake protein, which translates into the protein MDRDRLLTWLSRLMFVVAAVAAISLLLEYGFYLSPAAREALHAVDLAVVGVFIADALLRFALSRKKFFHVKLRWPALAIAALVVSQLALVRRLIGTEWMPAVLEEQGVFSLTKGYIVVLQVYLLLLIVGQAVAANRRIASMRVRPARTVMLSFLLLIAVGALLLSTPKATVRGIAPLDAVFSATSAICVTGLVVVDTGTEFTRFGQAILLTLIQIGGLGLITFATFFAVAMRRTLGLRESLAARGALSYEGLGRMGRTLGTVIGLTVLLEAVGAVLLFVSTRGEFGSPRAALWTSVFHSISAFCNAGFSLHSTSLERYVGNVPVLLTVTTLIVLGGLGFPVMMNALGYRVLAEHPSRCRSRWGVHARLVLLVTGVLLAVGTVGFFFLERNGALAGKSLGQQVLSSYFGSVTARTAGFNTVRTAYLSLPTLFLLTALMFIGGSPGGTAGGVKTSTTGVVFATISALFRGKNRVEIMRRRIPDTVVNQALVVVAAAILIVTGGTFFLLASEGGALSDALFEVVSAFGTVGLSTGMTPLLSPGSKVVLALVMLIGRIGPLTLALAVGQREARQSYDYPEETVLVS
- a CDS encoding TrkA family potassium uptake protein, with protein sequence MGKRYAVIGLGLLGRTVARELAERGAEVIAVDMNQRLVQSIAEEVAVAVRLDSTDREALAAQGVNRVDAAIVAIGENFQAAVLTTALLKELGVPRVISRAVTEDEARILKLVKADQVILVEEWVARRLAQQVMSPSLTEIVELSPGMSLGRIETTESMWGKTLASLSFRQRYGLNVISVIKASDVPESLSQLPDPKATLEKGDVLLVDGPEDAIERFAARSDD
- the rpsO gene encoding 30S ribosomal protein S15, coding for MSLTKEKKKEIVKRFETHAGDTGSAEVQIALLTERIETLSKHFELHKKDNHSRLGLLKMVGKRRRLLNYLKDQKPDGYKQVLKELGLRR
- a CDS encoding polyribonucleotide nucleotidyltransferase, which codes for MHRQVEMEWAGRRLSMETGRLAKQAPGSVLIRYADTMVLATAAYTRTDTNRDFLPLSVEYREKFYAAGKIPGGFFKREGRPQTKEVLSSRLIDRPIRSLLPQHLRREVQIIVNVLSADGDNDSDTLGMIAAGAALELSGVPFDGPLGAVRIGLVEGRFIVNPTFAELEGSRLNLVVAGTEDAVVMVEGGASEISEEEMQRALEIAGGEIRNVIGLVRRLVPEGSVSRFDLPGLPGPGGAVKELVEGLRERVRASVRIAGKLERGAALDAIRDEALAGADAATPEQAGEIVAALAAIEKEEVRRLILDERRRADGRGPDDVRAITIETGVLPRAHGSAIFTRGETQALAVTTLGSSSDEQKVDALEGESWKSYMLHYNFPPFSVGEVKPIRSPGRREIGHGALAERALQAVIPPEEVFPYTIRLVSDILESNGSSSMATVCAGSLALMDAGVPIKTAVAGVAMGLVKDGDRWVTLTDILGLEDHLGDMDFKVAGTRQGITAFQLDSKIGAIPAALLSEALTNARRARLHILDAMDSSLASARPNLSTYAPRIVMIRVPQDKIGEVIGPGGRVIRKLQERTGTTIDIDDEGIVKISGPSDDGVFDARQTIELMTKDPVVGEEYEGAVRSITDFGAFVEFLPGRDGLVHISELEHHRVRAVEDVLKLGETVRVKVVGIDDNGKVRLSRRALLPVPKELPPGAEPHRSRGDQGGGSGREGGSSGGRPHGRDGQRPRRPGGGRRH
- the dut gene encoding dUTP diphosphatase, which produces MAARRSERAKAPRPRDVARRRVRVPVARLGHAADIPVPQYMTPGASGADLCAAVPRRVTIRPGTIRLIPTGLAVAVPSGYEGQVRARSGLALRHGVIVANGPGTVDADYRGEVGVILANIGDRPFAVERGDRIAQLVIVPVVRASWVERAGLEATARDAGGFGHTGRGRSGPSRDGAKRHARRAR